A window of the Brassica napus cultivar Da-Ae chromosome A2, Da-Ae, whole genome shotgun sequence genome harbors these coding sequences:
- the LOC106387039 gene encoding receptor-like protein kinase At5g59670 translates to MESSLVLWLMLIATLAIIHSVQAQDQQGFISLDCGLPENEQSPYNDTTTGLNFSSDATFIQSGKTGKIQASSVGRLMKPYTTVRYFPDGTRNCYSLNVQSWRRYLIRATFTYGNYDGLNVQPVFDLYLGPNLWATIDFETDVNGTQKEILHTTTSNSLNICLVKTGETTPLISTLELRPMENSCYITKSGSLYLHHRSYLRKSGSNLRYSSDTYDRIWRPYFQMEWTNISTDLDVFSSNKYAPPQDALKNAATPTNASAPLKIEWSSANPDAQYYLYTHFAELQDLQANETREFNILWNGENYYGPLTPGKYSLTILSRSPRTCEGVRCSVQLIRTNISTLPPLLNAYEVYTVIQFPQSETDESDVSATRSIAASYALSRINWQGDPCFPQQLRWDGLNCTNADVSVPPRITSLNLSSSGLTGTIAAAIQSLTQLEKLDLSNNNLTGGVPEFLGNMKSLMFINLSGNNLNGSIPQALQRKGLELTVKGNPRLRVSDSSRKPLKKKVFVSIVASVASAAIAIAVLLLFLVHIKKRSKAVEDLPRPQSTPTVNDTFANKNSRRFTYSEVLKMTNNFQRVLGKGGFGMVYHGSINGSQQVAVKLLSQSSTQGYKEFKAEVDLLLRVHHTNLVTLVGYCYEGDHLALIYEFLPNGDLKQHLSGKGGRPIINWRIRLQIALEAALGLEYLHIGCTPPMVHRDVKTANILLDENFKTKLADFGLSRSFQGGCESQDSTVIAGTCGYLDPEYCRTSRLAEKSDVYSYGVVLLEMITNQPVISEKCHIAEWVGSTLKRGDITEIMDPNLGGAYDSNSAWRAVELAMLCADPFSSKRPTMSQVISELKECIVCENSRMNNNGGIESQQVSIVLDTSVGPGAR, encoded by the exons ATGGAGAGTTCTCTTGTGCTTTGGTTGATGCTAATTGCAACTTTGGCCATCATTCATAGTGTTCAAGCTCAAGACCAACAAG GATTTATCAGTTTGGATTGTGGGCTACCTGAGAACGAACAGTCTCCTTATAACGACACTACCACGGGGCTGAACTTCTCCTCGGACGCAACATTCATCCAGAGTGGGAAAACTGGTAAGATTCAGGCAAGTTCGGTGGGTAGATTAATGAAGCCATACACAACGGTGAGATATTTTCCAGATGGAACACGTAACTGCTACAGTCTGAACGTGCAGTCGTGGCGTAGATATTTGATCAGGGCTACATTTACTTATGGAAATTACGATGGGCTTAACGTTCAACCGGTGTTCGATCTTTATCTTGGACCTAATCTATGGGCCACTATAGATTTCGAAACAGATGTGAATGGTACACAGAAAGAAatcttacacaccacaacatcAAACTCGTTGAATATTTGTCTTGTTAAGACCGGCGAAACTACACCGCTAATATCGACTTTGGAATTACGGCCAATGGAAAATAGTTGTTATATCACTAAATCTGGCTCCCTGTATCTACACCACCGGAGTTATCTTAGAAAGTCAGGATCTAATCTAAG GTACTCTAGCGATACCTACGATCGCATTTGGAGACCGTACTTTCAGATGGAATGGACCAACATTTCCACCGATCTGGACGTGTTCAGTTCCAACAAATATGCTCCACCCCAAGATGCACTAAAAAACGCTGCCACGCCTACTAATGCCAGCGCGCCACTGAAGATCGAATGGAGTTCAGCAAATCCTGATGCACAATATTACTTGTACACACACTTTGCTGAGCTCCAAGACTTGCAGGCAAATGAAACCAGGGAATTCAACATACTTTGGAATGGAGAAAATTATTATGGCCCTCTAACTCCTGGAAAGTATTCACTTACTATCCTTAGTCGGTCACCGAGAACTTGCGAAGGAGTGAGATGCAGTGTTCAGCTGATACGAACCAACATATCAACGCTTCCACCTCTACTTAATGCTTATGAAGTCTACACAGTCATTCAGTTTCCGCAGTCAGAAACCGATGAAAGCGACG TGAGTGCTACAAGAAGCATTGCTGCCAGCTATGCGTTAAGTAGAATCAACTGGCAAGGTGATCCATGCTTCCCTCAGCAGCTTAGGTGGGACGGTTTAAACTGCACAAACGCGGATGTGTCCGTGCCACCAAGAATCACCTCTTT AAACTTGTCTTCAAGTGGTTTAACTGGAACCATAGCAGCTGCCATTCAAAGTCTTACGCAACTAGAAAAACT GGACTTGTCGAACAATAACTTGACTGGAGGAGTGCCAGAGTTTCTAGGCAACATGAAATCTTTGATGTTCAT AAACTTGAGTGGGAACAATCTTAATGGATCAATTCCGCAAGCCTTACAAAGGAAAGGGCTGGAGCTAAC TGTCAAAGGAAACCCAAGGCTTCGTGTCTCCGATTCAAGTAGAAAGCCACTTAAGAAGAAAGTTTTTGTGTCAATTGTTGCATCAGTTGCTTCTGCAGCCATTGCCATTGCTGTATTGCTTCTTTTCCTTGTACACATAAAGAAAAGATCAAAGGCTGTAGAAG ATCTACCCCGGCCACAAAGTACGCCAACAGTGAATGATACATTTGCAAATAAGAACAGCAGAAGGTTCACATATTCAGAGGTCCTCAAAATGACAAATAACTTCCAAAGAGTTTTAGGTAAAGGAGGGTTCGGCATGGTGTATCACGGTTCTATAAACGGCTCTCAACAAGTGGCTGTTAAACTACTCTCTCAGTCTTCAACTCAAGGCTATAAAGAATTCAAAGCAGAG GTTGATCTTCTTCTAAGAGTTCACCATACAAATTTGGTGACCCTCGTCGGGTATTGCTATGAAGGAGATCACTTGGCCCTCATCTATGAGTTTCTGCCTAATGGAGACTTGAAACAACATTTGTCTG GAAAAGGAGGTAGACCTATCATCAACTGGAGAATTCGACTACAGATAGCTTTGGAGGCAGCGTTAG GACTGGAGTACTTACATATTGGATGCACACCACCAATGGTTCATAGAGATGTCAAAACTGCAAACATATTGTTAGATGAGAATTTCAAGACCAAACTCGCTGATTTTGGGCTCTCAAGATCTTTCCAAGGTGGATGTGAATCTCAGGATTCAACAGTGATTGCTGGTACTTGTGGATACCTTGATCCTGA atATTGCCGTACAAGTCGGTTGGCTGAGAAGAGTGATGTATATAGTTACGGGGTCGTGTTATTGGAGATGATCACAAACCAACCTGTGATTTCTGAAAAGTGTCACATAGCAGAATGGGTTGGCTCTACGCTTAAGAGAGGTGATATAACTGAGATCATGGATCCAAACCTTGGCGGGGCTTATGACTCTAACTCTGCGTGGAGAGCTGTTGAGCTGGCAATGTTATGCGCTGATCCTTTTTCCTCAAAACGACCAACCATGTCTCAGGTTATTAGCGAGTTAAAAGAGTGTATTGTGTGTGAAAACTCGAGGATGAATAACAATGGAGGGATAGAATCTCAACAAGTGAGCATTGTCTTGGATACTTCGGTGGGTCCTGGAGCAAGATAG
- the LOC111212169 gene encoding receptor-like protein kinase At5g59670 isoform X4: MTKFLGLLLSLIAIIHIIQAQGQQGFTSLDCGLPANETSPYEESYTKLMFTSDETFICGGRNGRIRENPEGFAKPYETLRYFPDGIRNCYGLKVEKGRTHMIVARFVYGNYDGFDVKPKFDLYLGPNLWATIDFQRLGTNSTNEEILHMPTSDSLQICLVKTGETTPFISALEIRALGNDSYITKSGSLMRLSRSYFSKSGSNIRYMKDIYDREWVAYNGAGFQGEWTNISTTLDVNNSNKYVPPKDALIHAATPTDANAPLTIELPSGGSGEEYYFYAYFAEIQDLQAKDTREFNISLNGEVLSDPIIPKKLDITTVSSVGTCQGMECILQLTRTNRSTLPPLINALEIFTSIRFPQSETDENDVAAIKNIEAKYGLSRIDWQGDPCVPRQFLWGGLNCSNTDMSISPRITSLNLSSSGLTGNIAAAVQNLPQLEKLDLSNNNLTGGVPEFLGNMKSLMFINLSRNNLNGSIPQALQKQGLELLVDGNPMLCLSNACRKRPKKKVLVPIVASIASAAVVIAVLVIFLVRRKKKATAVGGTSMVNDTFANKKSRRFTYSEVVKMTNNFQKVVGKGGSGMVYQGTVNGSEVAVKLLSQTSTQGYEQFKAEVDLLLRVHHTNLVSLVGYCYEGDHLALIYEFLPNGDLKQHLSGKGGRSIINWSIRLRIALETALGLEYLHIGCTPPMVHRDVKTANILLDENFKAKLADFGISRSFGGHESQEFTEVAGTHGYIDPEYYRTNRLAEKSDVYSYGVVLLEMITNKPVISEEYHVAEWVSTKLNQCDITEIMDPNLCGGYDHNSAWRALDLAVSCTDTSSSKRPIMSQVINELKECIACENSRISNNGGLESQEINISLDTSVVPKAR; encoded by the exons ATGACAAAATTTCTTGGGCTATTGCTGTCACTAATCGCCATCATTCATATTATTCAAGCTCAAGGCCAACAAG GATTCACCAGTTTGGATTGCGGGCTGCCCGCGAATGAAACGTCTCCTTATGAAGAGAGTTATACTAAACTGATGTTCACTTCGGACGAAACGTTCATATGTGGCGGAAGAAATGGTCGAATCCGAGAAAATCCTGAGGGATTCGCGAAGCCTTACGAGACGCTTAGATATTTTCCAGATGGGATACGAAACTGCTATGGTCTAAAAGTTGAGAAAGGCAGGACGCATATGATCGTGGCTAGGTTTGTTTATGGAAATTACGATGGTTTTGACGTTAAACCCAAGTTTGATCTGTATCTTGGACCTAATCTATGGGCCACGATAGATTTCCAAAGGCTAGGGACGAATAGTACTAACGAAGAGATCTTACACATGCCAACGTCAGACTCGTTGCAGATTTGTCTTGTCAAGACTGGTGAAACTACACCGTTCATATCGGCTTTGGAGATACGGGCACTGGGAAACGATTCTTATATCACTAAGTCTGGTTCCTTGATGCGTCTCTCCCGGAGCTACTTTAGCAAGTCAGGATCTAATATAAG GTACATGAAAGATATCTATGATCGCGAATGGGTAGCATACAATGGAGCAGGCTTTCAAGGGGAATGGACAAATATTTCCACCACTCTTGACGTGAACAATTCCAACAAATATGTTCCACCAAAAGATGCGCTGATACATGCTGCCACGCCTACTGATGCTAATGCGCCATTAACGATTGAATTGCCTTCAGGAGGTTCTGGTGAAGAGTACTACTTTTACGCATACTTTGCCGAGATCCAAGACTTGCAGGCAAAGGATACCAGAGAGTTCAACATCTCGTTGAACGGAGAAGTTTTATCTGACCCTATCATtcctaagaagcttgatataACTACTGTTTCAAGCGTGGGAACTTGCCAAGGAATGGAATGCATTTTGCAGCTTACAAGAACCAACAGATCGACTCTTCCACCTCTAATTAATGCCTTAGAAATCTTCACAAGCATCCGATTTCCGCAATCTGAAACAGATGAAAACGATG tGGCTGCTATAAAAAACATTGAAGCCAAGTATGGATTGAGTAGAATAGATTGGCAAGGCGATCCATGCGTCCCTCGACAGTTTTTATGGGGCGGGCTAAACTGTAGTAACACGGATATGTCTATATCGCCAAGAATCACTTCTTT AAACTTATCTTCAAGTGGTTTAACTGGAAACATCGCAGCTGCTGTTCAAAATCTTCCACAACTAGAAAAACT GGACTTGTCAAATAATAACTTGACTGGAGGAGTGCCAGAGTTTCTAGGCAACATGAAATCCTTGATGTTCAT AAACTTGAGTAGGAACAATCTTAATGGCTCAATTCCACAAGCTCTACAAAAGCAAGGACTAGAGCTATT GGTTGATGGAAACCCCATGCTTTGTCTCTCTAATGCATGTAGAAAACGACCTAAGAAGAAAGTTCTTGTGCCGATTGTTGCATCAATTGCTTCTGCGGCGGTAGTCATTGCTGTATTGGTTATTTTCCTTGTACGGAGAAAGAAAAAAGCAACTGCTGTGGGAG GTACATCTATGGTGAATGATACATTTGCTAATAAGAAAAGCAGAAGGTTCACATACTCTGAGGtcgtcaaaatgacaaataACTTCCAAAAAGTTGTAGGCAAAGGAGGTTCCGGTATGGTGTATCAAGGCACTGTAAATGGTTCCGAAGTGGCTGTTAAACTACTCTCTCAAACTTCAACTCAAGGCTATGAACAATTCAAAGCAGAG GTTGATCTTCTTCTGAGAGTTCACCATACAAATTTGGTGAGCCTCGTCGGGTATTGCTATGAAGGAGATCATTTGGCCCTCATTTACGAGTTTCTTCCCAATGGAGacttaaaacaacatttgtcaG GTAAAGGAGGTAGATCCATCATCAACTGGAGTATTCGTCTACGAATAGCTTTGGAGACAGCACTAG GGTTGGAGTACTTGCATATTGGATGCACACCACCGATGGTTCATAGAGATGTCAAAACTGCCAACATATTGCTGGATGAGAATTTCAAGGCTAAACTTGCTGATTTTGGGATCTCAAGATCTTTCGGTGGACACGAATCTCAGGAGTTCACGGAAGTTGCTGGTACTCATGGATACATTGATCCCGA GTATTACCGTACAAACCGGTTGGCTGAGAAGAGTGATGTATATAGTTATGGGGTCGTGTTATTGGAGATGATCACAAACAAACCGGTGATCTCTGAAGAGTATCACGTAGCAGAATGGGTTAGCACTAAGCTTAATCAATGTGATATAACGGAGATCATGGATCCAAACCTTTGTGGGGGTTATGACCACAATTCTGCGTGGAGAGCTCTTGATCTGGCAGTGTCATGCACTGATACTTCTTCCTCAAAACGACCAATCATGTCTCAGGTTATTAACGAGCTAAAAGAATGTATTGCGTGTGAAAACTCGAGGATAAGTAACAATGGAGGCCTAGAATCTCAAGAAATTAACATTAGCTTGGATACTTCGGTAGTTCCTAAGGCAAGATAG
- the LOC106386425 gene encoding receptor-like protein kinase At5g59670, which translates to MENYLGLLLALFAAFAITSFIQAQEQQGFISLDCGLPANGRSPYNDTFSRLHFSSDATFIQSGKTGKIQSTLVSRFMKPYTTLRYFPDGIRNCYNLNVEKGSKYLIRATFIYGNYDGHDIKPVFDLYLGPNLWATIDLERAVNGTRQDMLHIPTSNSLQICLVKTGETTPLISALELRPMENVSYSTESDSLNLYNMYYLSKSGSQIRYSRDIYDRIWRSYFKMEWTQISTDLDVVHSNKYAPPKDALRYAATPTNASAPLTIEWSSANPDAQYHLYAHFAELQDLEANETREFSMVWNGQHYYGPLVPLKLNLLTIFNKSPRTCNGGKCSVQLIRTNRSTLPPLLNAFEVFTVIHLPQSETDESDVSAIKSIATSYALSRINWQGDPCVPQQLRWDGLNCTNAVASMPPRLTTLNLSSSGLTGTIAAAIQNLTQLEKLDLSNNNLTGGVPEFLGDMKSLMVINLSGNNLSGSLPQAFQRKGLELSVEGNPRLCLSGPCKKPTKKKVVVPIVVSVASAATVIFVVVLFLVVRMKNPSIMEGLHLLLGTSMANVTFANKKNRRFTYSEVIKMTNNFQRVLGKGGFGMVYHGTVNIYEQVAVKVLSQSSTQGSKEFKAEVDLLLRVHHTNLVSLVGYCYEGDKLALIYEFLPNGDLKQHLTGKGSGSIIKWSVRLRIALEAASGLEYLHIGCTPPMVHRDVKTANILLDENLKAKLADFGLSRSFQSEGESQVLTAIAGTLGYLDPECNSSGRLSEKSDVYSFGIVLLEMITNQPVINQTSEILHITQWVGFKISRGDIIEIMDPKLGKDYDSNSAWRALELALSCANPSSSKRPSMSQVIQELKECIVCENSRVNDNQGLESQAMSIGLDSSMDPMAR; encoded by the exons ATGGAGAACTATCTTGGGCTTTTATTGGCGTTATTTGCAGCTTTTGCCATTACTAGTTTTATTCAAGCTCAAGAACAACAAG GGTTCATCAGTTTGGATTGTGGGCTACCTGCAAATGGACGGTCCCCTTATAATGATACTTTTAGCAGGCTGCACTTCTCCTCGGACGCAACATTCATCCAGAGTGGAAAAACTGGTAAAATTCAGTCAACTCTGGTGAGTAGATTCATGAAGCCATACACAACGCTGAGGTACTTTCCAGATGGTATACGGAACTGCTACAACCTGAATGTGGAGAAGGGGAGTAAATATCTGATCAGAGCTACTTTTATATACGGAAATTACGATGGTCATGACATTAAACCAGTCTTCGATCTTTATCTTGGACCTAATCTATGGGCCACGATAGATTTGGAAAGAGCGGTGAATGGTACACGGCAAGATATGTTACACATCCCAACATCAAACTCGTTGCAGATTTGTCTTGTTAAGACTGGCGAAACTACACCACTAATATCGGCTTTGGAATTACGGCCAATGGAAAATGTTTCTTATAGCACTGAATCTGACTCCCTGAATCTTTACAACATGTATTATCTTAGCAAGTCAGGATCTCAGATACG GTACTCAAGAGATATCTATGACCGGATATGGAGATCATACTTTAAGATGGAATGGACGCAGATTTCCACCGATCTCGATGTGGTCCATTCCAACAAATATGCTCCACCGAAAGATGCACTAAGATATGCTGCCACGCCTACTAATGCCAGTGCGCCATTGACGATTGAATGGAGTTCAGCAAATCCTGATGCCCAATATCACTTATACGCACACTTTGCTGAGCTCCAAGATTTGGAGGCAAATGAAACCAGGGAGTTCAGCATGGTATGGAATGGACAACATTATTATGGCCCTCTAGTTCCGTTGAAGTTAAATTTACTAACTATCTTTAATAAGTCACCAAGAACTTGCAATGGAGGGAAATGCAGTGTTCAGTTGATAAGAACTAACAGATCAACTCTTCCACCACTACTTAATGCTTTTGAAGTCTTCACAGTTATTCATCTTCCACAGTCCGAAACAGATGAAAGCGACG TGAGTGCTATAAAAAGCATCGCAACAAGCTATGCACTGAGTAGAATCAACTGGCAAGGTGATCCGTGCGTCCCTCAACAGCTCAGGTGGGACGGTTTAAACTGCACCAACGCGGTTGCGTCCATGCCACCAAGACTCACTACTTT AAACTTGTCTTCAAGTGGTTTAACTGGAACAATAGCAGCTGCCATTCAAAACCTTACGCAATTAGAAAAACT GGACTTGTCGAATAATAACTTGACTGGAGGAGTGCCTGAGTTTCTAGGCGACATGAAATCGTTGATGGTCAT AAATTTAAGCGGGAACAATCTTAGTGGTTCACTTCCTCAAGCCTTTCAAAGGAAAGGACTAGAGCTATC TGTTGAAGGAAACCCAAGACTTTGTCTCTCTGGTCCATGTAAAAAGCCAACTAAGAAGAAAGTTGTTGTGCCAATTGTTGTATCAGTTGCTTCCGCAGCCACTGTCATTTTTGTAGTGGTTCTTTTTCTTGTAGTCAGAATGAAAAACCCAAGTATTATGGAAG GTCTCCATTTGCTACTGGGGACGTCAATGGCAAATGTTACATTTGCTAATAAGAAAAACAGAAGGTTCACATATTCAGAAgtcatcaaaatgacaaataATTTCCAAAGAGTTTTAGGTAAGGGAGGGTTCGGAATGGTGTATCACGGTACTGTAAATATTTATGAGCAGGTGGCTGTTAAAGTACTCTCTCAGTCTTCAACTCAGGGATCTAAAGAATTTAAAGCAGAG GTTGATCTTCTTCTGAGAGTTCACCATACAAATTTGGTGAGCCTCGTGGGGTATTGCTATGAAGGAGATAAATTGGCCCTCATCTATGAGTTTCTGCCCAATGGAGACTTAAAACAACATTTGACAG GAAAAGGAAGTGGATCTATTATCAAATGGAGTGTTCGACTACGAATAGCTTTGGAAGCAGCGTCAG GATTGGAGTACTTACATATTGGATGCACACCGCCAATGGTGCATAGAGATGTCAAAACTGCCAACATATTGCTGGATGAGAATTTGAAGGCTAAACTCGCTGATTTTGGACTCTCCAGATCTTTCCAAAGTGAAGGTGAATCTCAGGTTTTGACCGCAATTGCTGGTACTCTGGGATACCTTGATCCTGA ATGTAACAGTTCAGGTCGTCTGAGTGAGAAGAGTGATGTCTACAGTTTCGGGATTGTGTTGTTGGAGATGATTACAAACCAACCCGTGATTAATCAAACTTCAGAAATTTTACACATAACACAATGGGTTGGCTTTAAGATCAGCCGAGGTGATATTATTGAGATTATGGATCCAAAACTTGGCAAAGATTATGACTCTAATTCTGCATGGAGAGCTCTTGAGCTGGCATTGTCATGCGCGAATCCTTCTTCCTCAAAACGACCATCCATGTCTCAGGTTATTCAGGAGCTAAAAGAGTGTATAGTGTGTGAAAACTCGAGGGTAAATGATAATCAAGGCTTGGAATCTCAAGCAATGAGCATTGGCTTGGACTCTTCGATGGATCCCATGGCAAGATAA
- the LOC106386469 gene encoding ATP synthase small subunit 6-A, mitochondrial produces the protein MRLFDPWPVFFKREWKRTWPFLTGFAVTGVLITKLTAGFTEEDAKNSKFVQQHRR, from the exons ATGAGGTTGTTCGATCCATGGCCCGTGTTCTTCAAGAGGGAATGGAAACGTACCTGGCCGTTCCTCACCGGATTCGCCGTAACCGGCGTCCTCATCACCAAGCTCACCGCTGGATTCACTG AGGAAGACGCCAAGAACTCAAAGTTCGTCCAACAACACAGGCGGTAA
- the LOC111212169 gene encoding receptor-like protein kinase At5g59670 isoform X5, translated as MTKFLGLLLSLIAIIHIIQAQGQQGFTSLDCGLPANETSPYEESYTKLMFTSDETFICGGRNGRIRENPEGFAKPYETLRYFPDGIRNCYGLKVEKGRTHMIVARFVYGNYDGFDVKPKFDLYLGPNLWATIDFQRLGTNSTNEEILHMPTSDSLQICLVKTGETTPFISALEIRALGNDSYITKSGSLMRLSRSYFSKSGSNIRYMKDIYDREWVAYNGAGFQGEWTNISTTLDVNNSNKYVPPKDALIHAATPTDANAPLTIELPSGGSGEEYYFYAYFAEIQDLQAKDTREFNISLNGEVLSDPIIPKKLDITTVSSVGTCQGMECILQLTRTNRSTLPPLINALEIFTSIRFPQSETDENDVAAIKNIEAKYGLSRIDWQGDPCVPRQFLWGGLNCSNTDMSISPRITSLNLSSSGLTGNIAAAVQNLPQLEKLDLSNNNLTGGVPEFLGNMKSLMFINLSRNNLNGSIPQALQKQGLELLVDGNPMLCLSNACRKRPKKKVLVPIVASIASAAVVIAVLVIFLVRRKKKATAVGGTSMVNDTFANKKSRRFTYSEVVKMTNNFQKVVGKGGSGMVYQGTVNGSEVAVKLLSQTSTQGYEQFKAEVDLLLRVHHTNLVSLVGYCYEGDHLALIYEFLPNGDLKQHLSGLEYLHIGCTPPMVHRDVKTANILLDENFKAKLADFGISRSFGGHESQEFTEVAGTHGYIDPEYYRTNRLAEKSDVYSYGVVLLEMITNKPVISEEYHVAEWVSTKLNQCDITEIMDPNLCGGYDHNSAWRALDLAVSCTDTSSSKRPIMSQVINELKECIACENSRISNNGGLESQEINISLDTSVVPKAR; from the exons ATGACAAAATTTCTTGGGCTATTGCTGTCACTAATCGCCATCATTCATATTATTCAAGCTCAAGGCCAACAAG GATTCACCAGTTTGGATTGCGGGCTGCCCGCGAATGAAACGTCTCCTTATGAAGAGAGTTATACTAAACTGATGTTCACTTCGGACGAAACGTTCATATGTGGCGGAAGAAATGGTCGAATCCGAGAAAATCCTGAGGGATTCGCGAAGCCTTACGAGACGCTTAGATATTTTCCAGATGGGATACGAAACTGCTATGGTCTAAAAGTTGAGAAAGGCAGGACGCATATGATCGTGGCTAGGTTTGTTTATGGAAATTACGATGGTTTTGACGTTAAACCCAAGTTTGATCTGTATCTTGGACCTAATCTATGGGCCACGATAGATTTCCAAAGGCTAGGGACGAATAGTACTAACGAAGAGATCTTACACATGCCAACGTCAGACTCGTTGCAGATTTGTCTTGTCAAGACTGGTGAAACTACACCGTTCATATCGGCTTTGGAGATACGGGCACTGGGAAACGATTCTTATATCACTAAGTCTGGTTCCTTGATGCGTCTCTCCCGGAGCTACTTTAGCAAGTCAGGATCTAATATAAG GTACATGAAAGATATCTATGATCGCGAATGGGTAGCATACAATGGAGCAGGCTTTCAAGGGGAATGGACAAATATTTCCACCACTCTTGACGTGAACAATTCCAACAAATATGTTCCACCAAAAGATGCGCTGATACATGCTGCCACGCCTACTGATGCTAATGCGCCATTAACGATTGAATTGCCTTCAGGAGGTTCTGGTGAAGAGTACTACTTTTACGCATACTTTGCCGAGATCCAAGACTTGCAGGCAAAGGATACCAGAGAGTTCAACATCTCGTTGAACGGAGAAGTTTTATCTGACCCTATCATtcctaagaagcttgatataACTACTGTTTCAAGCGTGGGAACTTGCCAAGGAATGGAATGCATTTTGCAGCTTACAAGAACCAACAGATCGACTCTTCCACCTCTAATTAATGCCTTAGAAATCTTCACAAGCATCCGATTTCCGCAATCTGAAACAGATGAAAACGATG tGGCTGCTATAAAAAACATTGAAGCCAAGTATGGATTGAGTAGAATAGATTGGCAAGGCGATCCATGCGTCCCTCGACAGTTTTTATGGGGCGGGCTAAACTGTAGTAACACGGATATGTCTATATCGCCAAGAATCACTTCTTT AAACTTATCTTCAAGTGGTTTAACTGGAAACATCGCAGCTGCTGTTCAAAATCTTCCACAACTAGAAAAACT GGACTTGTCAAATAATAACTTGACTGGAGGAGTGCCAGAGTTTCTAGGCAACATGAAATCCTTGATGTTCAT AAACTTGAGTAGGAACAATCTTAATGGCTCAATTCCACAAGCTCTACAAAAGCAAGGACTAGAGCTATT GGTTGATGGAAACCCCATGCTTTGTCTCTCTAATGCATGTAGAAAACGACCTAAGAAGAAAGTTCTTGTGCCGATTGTTGCATCAATTGCTTCTGCGGCGGTAGTCATTGCTGTATTGGTTATTTTCCTTGTACGGAGAAAGAAAAAAGCAACTGCTGTGGGAG GTACATCTATGGTGAATGATACATTTGCTAATAAGAAAAGCAGAAGGTTCACATACTCTGAGGtcgtcaaaatgacaaataACTTCCAAAAAGTTGTAGGCAAAGGAGGTTCCGGTATGGTGTATCAAGGCACTGTAAATGGTTCCGAAGTGGCTGTTAAACTACTCTCTCAAACTTCAACTCAAGGCTATGAACAATTCAAAGCAGAG GTTGATCTTCTTCTGAGAGTTCACCATACAAATTTGGTGAGCCTCGTCGGGTATTGCTATGAAGGAGATCATTTGGCCCTCATTTACGAGTTTCTTCCCAATGGAGacttaaaacaacatttgtcaG GGTTGGAGTACTTGCATATTGGATGCACACCACCGATGGTTCATAGAGATGTCAAAACTGCCAACATATTGCTGGATGAGAATTTCAAGGCTAAACTTGCTGATTTTGGGATCTCAAGATCTTTCGGTGGACACGAATCTCAGGAGTTCACGGAAGTTGCTGGTACTCATGGATACATTGATCCCGA GTATTACCGTACAAACCGGTTGGCTGAGAAGAGTGATGTATATAGTTATGGGGTCGTGTTATTGGAGATGATCACAAACAAACCGGTGATCTCTGAAGAGTATCACGTAGCAGAATGGGTTAGCACTAAGCTTAATCAATGTGATATAACGGAGATCATGGATCCAAACCTTTGTGGGGGTTATGACCACAATTCTGCGTGGAGAGCTCTTGATCTGGCAGTGTCATGCACTGATACTTCTTCCTCAAAACGACCAATCATGTCTCAGGTTATTAACGAGCTAAAAGAATGTATTGCGTGTGAAAACTCGAGGATAAGTAACAATGGAGGCCTAGAATCTCAAGAAATTAACATTAGCTTGGATACTTCGGTAGTTCCTAAGGCAAGATAG